In Serinus canaria isolate serCan28SL12 chromosome 4, serCan2020, whole genome shotgun sequence, the sequence TGAGAATATCCTAGTGATCTTCAAATCAGTAAATTCATGTCAGTGTTTAATGTATCACTTTCTGAAAAGCCTAAAGGTTTGTAACCAAAGCCTTGCTTCCTTTTGGCTGGATCTTCAGCTTTGTTCCACACCATGAGATCTCGGTGTCTTCTCTCAGAGATCTGTCTTGCCCTCGTAATGACACATACAAGCAGCTCTCTGGCTGTCCAGGTATGGTTTGCATCCTAAATGTATGACTGCatcaaacagcagctgaacagttGATTCACAAGCTGCAAGCAAAGAAGAGTTCAGTTAAAAGTACTCTTTGAGTGGAGTATGAAACTAAGAGGAGAAAACTCCGGCAAACTGAGAATGAGTCTAAGAAAGAAGCAATCTTCTCCGAGCAAAGCAAATGGATTGTCAAATGAAAGACTGAATTAACACAGAGTCATTTAAGTTTTGAGTAAAGACTTTTTATATgccaaacaaaatgaaaattcattgCATATGGAATGTTATCTGTGTTGGAAACAAACTGAGTCTTGGAACATGAAAGAGCTGGTTTACCTTCTCACTCTTTGCATCCCAGTTTATGCAGAGGTTGCTATCTTTAACATCAGCTCAACagaattgaaaaaatattcaccAGTTCTGACACTGAAGACTAACACGATGATTTATTTACAGTTAAATAAATTTGAGAAGTTCAAACACAAGGCTGTTGTAAAAACTGTACTGCTCTCAGTGGGAGTATTTACTGTGAAAGGGCCATTGTCCAAGTTAAAAAGTGGTTATGTCATGAATCCATCAGATGCAGGCCAACAACCAGAAGAAATATCATATGGCCTGTAACTGAGAAGCCTAACATTTATTCACTAGGGGAACAGCATTAACTACTTCCACCAtgactttttattattttaataccTAATTTCATACAGGGAAAGATTCTGTATTTTCCTACAGTTCGCGCAGCAGAACAGTCATCTTACAGCTGTTACAGTAAATGCAAGAATTACAGTTACATTTTGATCAAGTTGTATTCCAATATTCATATTCCCAAATGGGCAGCATTTTTCCCCCTAAAGTTAAAACTAACCTTAACTGAAAGTTAAGATTCATTTTCCTatgctgtgtcactgctctaTTGTACAAGCATGTGGGCTGCACAGCAGAAGGACAGAACCAAGCATCTTCCATCAGCTTATGAAAATGTGGCCTTGCTGCACTGCACAAAGATTCTTTGACAAGTTAAGCTCAGGttaaacttggaaaaaaaaataaaggctttttCACACTTACCCTGGACACTCTCTGAGATTCCAAGCGTTTTCTGAACATCTCTGCAAATTTTTGAGAGGCAGGTCTGAAACTGCTCATCACAATCATTTTTTTTGTTGCCACAAGTATCATAGCATCTGTCGTGGTGATTGCAGCACCGTGTCATTGAAGGGATACCGATGTcaaactgtgaagaaaacaagCACACACCTCCATTGGTATTCCAGCATAAGAAAAATATAGCCTGTGGACAGACTGTcacagttaaaaattaaaactaatgcgatgggttgagataaagacagtttaatagatGAATCAAAGTAGTACatggttttaaaattaaaattagtttaGATTAGTTTTAAATTAGTctaaatttagtttttaaattaaaattagtttaaattaATAGTTAAAcagtttaaaatttaattttttttaaaaaaattatatctaaaTGCTAGATGCTTCACAGGTTAACTGAACTGGAACCACATGaagattgttttaatttttgtaatgaAAACTCTAATTGATGTTGTGTGGAATCCCTCAGAAAACAGTAATATTTGGCTTCAGAGCCAAAGTTAAATGTAAAGAAGAAccagaaatgaaaagagaaCCAAGAGACTTTCAGGAAGAGAGAGCATAAAGACAGAGCATAAAGATGCATATTCTACtgtttttttgaggttttttttatctGCAGCCTCAGCATTTAATATCATGTGTACTTGTGTTCTAGTGTACACAGTAGAATAAAAAAAGTATCCCAAAATAAGCAGTGTAAAAAGCATTCAGCACATTTCAAAGCAGAGGGAATACCAAGCCCATCTCTGAGCAACAGCCACCTGGAAGTCATACACAGCTCTGCAATGATCCCCTCCCCACcttctcccagtgctccagTTTTTATTGCTGGGCACCACTATACAGTGTGGAACATCCCTCTGTTCAGTGTAGGtttgctgcccagctgtgccccaccCAGCCTcttgctcagccccagcctaCACTCTGGGGTGGTGGATGGGCAgagttggggaaaaaagaaagtccCAAAGCTGGAGGACAAGAAGCTGACTCCTATTTTCTTTCTATCATTAAGGAAAAAGGGTTAGTGTCAGTAAGGACAGTAAGTCAGCCAAACCCTCCAGTCTCACAGGGCCACAGCTGCAGCTACGCAATGCTTTCAACACTGTGTAAACAAAGTACTAAACCAAACACTCAAAACCCAAGAAGTTTATCATCATTACATTTTATGCTTGTAATCTTTGAAAATGTTTACGCTAGGTTTGTTTACAATACTAACACTTCCCATATGTTGTTACTAGAGCACGTGTTAGGAACTGATAAGAACAGGGACCTTGTATATGGATGCTGTCTTCATCTCCATTGAGGAAAGCTGATGTATGAAAGACATACAAAGGAGCCCCAAAATGGAAATACTTACCTGAACTCCAAACAGAGGGGATCCACAGCCATTTGGTGGTGATGGTTTATATTCATAGCGAGGAACAGGTCTTGATCCTGAAAAAGGTAATTTGTCATGTctcaaatagatttttttgcaCAGGACTTTAGCTGTTTTAAGACTCACCACAGACATTTGTTTGGCTCAAGACATTGTCAGttgtatttttaacttaaaCATATATTCAGACACTTGCATGTCAACAATTCTTTCCAAATTACAACTTAGGGGTACtaagcagtattttttttaaaagcgGGACAAGGCATCAGAGCAAGTGTCAATGTTTGCTTcctatgttaaaaaaaaattactgaaatccATGTGTTGTTTAAGTATGCAATATATAGGAGTGTATAACAGAGTACTTTAGTGTAAGTTCATTGCTCTGTGCTCTATATGCAACCAACAGtaattctctgattttttttattatttttttaactgggatgaaacatcatttttatttctacagctGTAACATTAATAGAATTTGAATTAGTAGAGACTGCTAAACTCACATCTCCCTGAACACTTACTAGTGCAGCAAACCAAGGAATGCTGCATCCCAAGTTAAGAAAGACTGTGGAGTTAATTTGAAAAATGACCCTCCCGTTCATTTCAGTATTGAAAACAATCTGAAGTCACAGTTAAAtataatagggaaaaaaaccacattttaaagATGCATATTTTAGTACAAAGTGCAAATGTCACAGTATCCTGGCCACTCTTGTAGAGCCAGCCAGGGTGTCACCACCAGACTCCTTTCCTGACTTAACAAATAATCTGACACAGTAAACTGGGGTGATGTGATTCCACCACGACAGGCTATGCCAGCCTCCCATGCTGGGGGGTGCTCTTCAGGCACCACTGAAAAGCCTGGAAAGAAATCCCATTTCTGGAGCATCGCCTGCCTGGCACCGGGGATGGGCACAGCACGGGAGGcgatcacagaatgggtcaggctggaaggcaCCACAGTGAGTCATCTGGTCCAAACGCCCTGCTCGAGCAGGGTCATCCTAATAATAATAGTCtaatataataataacaatgatGATGAttatgatgataataataataaccaTCGTCATCTATCAGGCCATGCCAACTTGAGCTGCCTCAATTATAGTTCAGGTAAATCAGGCAGCTGAAGCTCAGGGAAGAAGCGCAGATCACAGATGTCCTCTGCTGGTAGCAGCAGGACACTTAGGAACAGCAGGATGCATTCCTTCCACTGGCAAACGCGGCTGCCATTAAAAGCGTGACTTCGAAACAACATGTCCCATAGCTCAGAGTTAATAACCTTTCCTGTCTCAAACCGAAATGCTCAGGCGTGCTCGTAAATAACCAGCAGGGAGAGAGTAACTCTTCCCACTCCAGGGTTTTCCCCTGGACGCATCAGCTACATATATGACAGTAATATAAGCCTTTCCCCAAGGGAAACGTCTTGGAGACGTTTAAAAGGAGCTACTTAAAAGTAGTCTTAAGAGAACTGCTTACGTGTACACATGCTCCGTACATATTACACACGTATTTAAACACACATACACGTGCAGGAGCTTGCTCGCCGCGGTTCGTACAcgtatttatttatttataggaGTGCCCGCCGGCAGAACTCGTCAGTGAGGCTCGCCCCGGAGCGGCGCTGGACCGCCCTGCCGGGACAAGGGTCGCGCCGCCAGCCCCGCTCACCGTCGCTGCACTTGTACTGGCAGAGCCCGTCCTCGCCGCCCAGCAGGTCCAGGGCCGCGTTCAGGTACATGTCGATCTTGTGCACGCCATTGCGGATCGTCTTCAGCGTCATCCGCCAGTCCGGGGTCTGCGGCGCCTCCTGGCCCCGCGCCGGCCGCCAGGCGCAGgccgccagcagcagcagcagcagcgggggCAGCAACGACAGCCGGGCTGGGGCCATGCCGAGCCCGCTAAGCCGCCGCCTTCTCCTCCGCCacccgcccggcccggctcgcTGCCACGGCCACCACCGCCAGGGCCGCCATGgtgcccgcggccccgcccgaGCGCCCGCCCGCGGGGAGGGGcctcccccgcccgcccgcccgtGGCAGCGCCGCGGAAcgctctgtgtcccctctcccttGTCCCCTCACCCCTGTCCCTTCTGCCCTGTGCCATGTCCTCTCAGCCCTGTCCCCTTtgccctgtgccctctgccctcagccctgtcccctcagccctgtcccccctcagccctgtcccctcagccctctgccctgtcccctcagccctgtcccctcagccGGGCGCGGCTTTCCGAACCTGGGCAGCGACAAGCGGGGCCTGCGCCGGTACCTCGCAGCTCGGCGCTGCCCCGGAGGTACCGAATTTTGTGACGCtgttgggtgggaaggaaacTGACCCGGACATCGTCAAAAGTGCAAGGCGAGGCTGTGAAGCGGAGCAAAATACAAGTGTATCTGTTAAACGGTGAAAGTCCCGTCTTGAtttgttcaaaagaaaaatcagaccAAAATGAACTTGCTTACTAAGCACcgtgtttgtttttcagaatttaaaaaaaaagtttatctaAATGCTAGAAGCTTCACAGATGAACTGAATTGGAACCACgtgaaaattgttttaatttttgttatgaAAACTCTGATTGATGTTGTGTGGTATCCCTCAAAAACCAGTAATATTTGGCTTCAGGGCCAAAGTTAAATGTAAAAGAAGAACCAGAAATGGAACGAGAACCAGGAGACTTTCAGAACAGACAGAGCAAAAAGATGCATATTctactggggttttttgattttttttttttatttgcagccTCGGCATTTAATATTATGTGTACTTAACTAATGAAATTGGTGGGAAAAGTTCgtcacagaaaaatgaagtcaAACAAAAGAGGGAGCTCTTTGTACATCTGTCCAGCGCTTTCCTTTTTAGGGTTTCTTTACCAAGACCCTGattcagcaaaataatttctgtgcaaGAATGTACTTAAATGCTTTCCTAAAAGGCAAACTTTGGTGAAGGTATGTGTATTTGTTTGAGAGAAGGAATTCATACCCTTACTTTAGTTATTTTGGAGACAGATGGTGTCTTTATGTGACAGAGTCATGCTGATGTGGGGTTTTTACAAGTctggaagatgaagaaaagtcaatgaaaatgtaaaaattcttGTTGTCTGACTGTGGTGAATTATAGAAGAAATAGCACCACAACAACTGTGTTGTGTGAACATATGCAATTTATTCAGCAGGATAATTTAGAGAAATAAAGTGAAATGGATATTGAAAGTATTTGTCATTAGAATACAGTGAAAAATGTTCTAAAGCTATTGATAATTTTCATACAACTGGCTAGAGCTATGTGAGCTTTGTGTTGAGGGTACCAATCCACAAATCAAATTCTACTGCTTCAAAAAGAATTTGTGGAAACTTTTTGTGAACAGCTCTTGATGAATGGGAAGGTCTAATGTATAGCCTGATGTTTTCTTTATGACAGCAAGAAGTCTAACTTTGTATGTACTACATGGTTTTGTAGAATTAAATGTATAAGGTATTgtctttttatatatttatattgctATATAAAATGTATGTCTGTAAGAATACAGATGCACATAGAGTATGTAATGGTGTAAAACTCTACTTGGTGTTGAGAGTTTGTTGGATACCTGAAATAGAAATACATACACAGAGATCTTAAGATGTAAAGATGCTTTTGATTTAAGTTGAAGGTTTGagttttaaaattcctttgttGTTTCTTAACAGCTGCTGTTAAATTTATAAAACTTAAAAGCTACAAAAATTGCCCCAGGCTAGATGATCGTATGATGTATATTGACTAGATATTAATTGTCTGAGTTTGTAGCTGCAAAAACTACCAAGATTTATTATTTGAGTAATTGTTGCATTACAACAAATCTCATGGTCTTAGCCAATCTGTTGATTAATACATGGGCTGAAGTCTACTTATGCAATAAGCCTAAGGAATCAAGTGCCAAACCAGGCAGCCTGCTGAGGGTTTCTGGTGACTTAGACCTCGAGATGATGTAAGTTCTTTAAAACAGGCTGGCTGCTGTCCTTTCTGTGAAGTTCACATATTGCCAGTGCAGTCATTTTCCAACCACTGCTTGCAGTATCATTATCCCTTTTAGCTAAATAAACAACAGCAACTGAAATGCAATGTGAAAAGTGGAAAAACCCAATattatgagaaaaaataatttaatatctGCTTTTATTAGAGACCTTTGCAGTGGACTTGTGCCTGTAAAATTCTCTTCCCACAGGCTCTGCTAAAATGTGATATTCAGAGAGTGTtaagaattttcaaaatacatttcttgaAGATTTGTATTGATTGTTGCTAAGTTATGTGTCAGCTGAGTGTGGAAAAGGACTATTTTTGCATAGGTGATATGAAggaagcatttaattttctgagtTTCAGATATTGTACCGTGAAATGAGACCCCTTGATACATGGTGGCTAATCCAGTCATAATAGCTGGCAACTTGTGTGTACACACCAGGGTGGCCAGCCTCCCCACAGTTCTCACCCCAGCTCACAATGCCCCACACGTAGGCCACGTCTTCTGCATCAAAGCAGACCAGGGGGCCTCCTGAATCCCCTTTACAGCTGTCCGTGGAGCCATCGTAAGTACctgaagaggaaataaaaagcaaaagtaagTTAAGGTACcagctggcacacagggcagggctcaggagATTTTTTAGGTCTGTGTCGCTTCCTGACAGCTGTTTGCCTAATGGTCACCACTAAAGAAGATTCTGAACCTCTTCAAGTCTGTTATTTCTCATTTCAAGTGCAGGGTCTCTCTTAATACTTCTGGCTGGCCCAAattctcatttgcttttttgtcAGTCTTGTTTTATGCAGTGCAATAGAGAGGAATTCAGCTACATTGCCTACGGTAAAAATTTGCCCATAAAAATGGAACAAGGTATAAAGATTTGTGCACTGATTCCTTTGGAAGTGAAGATGCCATAATGTGTGTACACCTCCGTGTCTGCCTTTGGTGTCCTCTCTACCCAGTAATCCATCGTCCAGTTTCATCTGTTCAATTATTCTCTTTACCACCTCTATGAAAACAGGTGGGCAGGTACAAGAAGGAGAGCAAATGAATCCTAGGATGGGGGGAAAGCAGCTGTCTCTAAGTGTCCCCACTGCATGGTTGGTCTCAGTGAGGACCTTTAGCAACACCAGGTAGCAGCCCTGAGGCCCAGGTGTGCAGGATCCAGTCCCCTTTATACTTCAAATGAGTGGGTTCACAAACCTGCTCATCTGCAGGTCAGCAGACCCAGtgttcatgaaaaaaaatgaatcaaGATGGATGTGATataaacagaaatgctgctaCAGAGCTAGAATATGATTAATGGTTTTTTCCTATATACTCAGTAAAAGTTTATTAATTTCTAACACCCTTACTACACTTTCCTGCTTGGCTGACTGTCCTAGTATGAAGGAACCCATAAAAAGCATAAGTCCCCAAGCTTTTAAGAAGCTCTTTCTTGAATCTGTACATTACTGAGAAAGAGTTGTGCAAATTGTTCAGAGTAAGGATTGCTAATCCTACAAAACAAGAATGTATTGCCTTTTATCAGTTTAATTAATACTTTCTTGTATTACCAACTCCTGTGAATACCAGCCcttaattttaaagtttttatttgcaCCAGGGAAGGGATGTTATCCCCAGATAGCCCCTTTCTGAATGTGTCTGATGTGGTACTGTCATTGTCCCCGCATGGTAAAGTATGATGACTTGAAATATATTGAAGAAAAGGGAGATAAGAACTGGTGCACTAAAGAAACCCAGTGTCTTATAGATAACATCCTGAAATTATCAccaattattttgcttttatatctGGTTTCAATTTTCTTGTTGAGTAGTTTGTTTAAAGATTGCCTTCACTTTTTGATTTGACAAACAGTTGAAACCATCTGCCCTGTGAGTTGAATACTTTTCAACTTTAGTCTTGTATTTGGCAACACTTTTTGTCACTTGAGAAGCAAAAAATGTGTATTCAAAATCCTCATTTTAATACTAGGAGTGACAACAAGTTTCCTGGACAGACTAATCTAAGTTTGAAAAGTGAATTGTATTTTCCTGGCATGCAGCATGGTAGAGACAAATGTCTAAGCAGATGAATTCTACTCAACAGGGTTGTGTGTTTTAGGACAGGCATATGCTTAAATATGTTGCTGAATCAGAATCAAATACAGTAAAAGGAGGAGGTTCAGTAGGTTGTAAAGAGCTTTTGTATTTAGAAAACATAACTCAAATTACATGCAAAAATTTGCCCAAATAATCACAGAAACTTGTCGTGCTGTCATCTGAACTCTGTTTACAAATAAGTGTATAATGGTGGATGCCACAGGCTCAGTGGCTGGCATGTAGCCAACAGTGATATTGTGATAgttcattttttgtcttttcttaaGTCTAGAAGACTCCCAGCCATTAGGTCTGGCCTAAACTGAGAGCTTGATGGTAGAGAAATTATAGTAAGAAAATTGATGTTTACCTGCACAtgccattttttttaaaaatcgTCCTGGATACAATTCAGAACAATtgtgaaataaattaacatttccCCACTTGAGGATAAATTGTTTTGTgtaatctagaaaaaaaaatcaaaatttaaaatgacaAGTACACATTAGACACATTTAATATAACAATTTGAAAGTTAgttatttacttatttacagAATATAATCTTCAGTATTACAAACCAGAAACCTTAAACTACCACTAATATTTACCCCATATGATTTGCAGTGCATTGGccatatatttcaaaataaaagcagagtgGTTTAATTGCAGTGTAAACTACAGTGCTTTCATTTTGTGACATTTTCACCCTTTACATTTCCTTGTGTTcctctgggcttttttcttgtgttttccaCATGAAGGTTTCCAGGAACTTGGAAATGGGTACATTGTTTTTTGTGAACTGGAGATGTGGCTGAGATTCATCCTTATTACCTTTTTTCTAACTCTGCTCTATCTTTATGGAGCAGTTACTGAAGATATGGGTGAGCTATGTATTCACAAGTCTAAAGAGATGCTCTGTTTTGTTCTCTGTCTGTTTGCTAGCAGTTCCCAGCTTTGCATTTGCTGGGTGGATACTACTGAGTATGGAGAGGAGAAACCTCCCAACCAGTATGTGGTAGCTCCAATGCCATGCTGCAACACTGTGATACAAAACAAATGCTTCCCAAATCTTTGAGAGCATGATTATATTTGGCTTATCTGTCTCTGTGCAGGCTTCTCTGGGCTGAACCCAAGCATGGCAGAGAGAGTATGTGCTCAGTTTCATgactgctggctgcagctcagatCCTGTTGGGAAGGGGACAGAGGACAGGCTGTGACTATGGGCCCCTGTGAGCTACCACACAACATCTGTTACATGTCCTTTACAGATCTTCACAGCTGACAGAACTATTAAATgggcaaaaggaaaatttctcaCTTTCAGGGTAGTTTTCATCCAGTTGTGTCCTCTATATCAATCTACAAAGTAGCTgaaacagcagaggaagcagtACAGAAAAGAGAACCCAACAGTGATACCTGAGTGCCAGACCACAGCCTACATTTTCTGTACTCAGCCTCTTCTGAGTACTTTTGCACAACTGTTCTTCAtccttttcaaaatgaaagctCACCATAATTAGGAAATGAGTTATACAAATAATTCATTCCTGAAGTGAGCACTAAAGCAAATACCTTTCTCTAGTCCCCATCCAGAAATCTTGCATCTGTCACCAGTCTTAAACATGTACTCTGAccaggggacacaggcaggTATGCTGTTGTCTTCCAGGGAGCATTCTCCGAGCCCAGAACctttcagctccagcagagcaatGTCATTTTCATATGTTGATGCATTGTAATTTTCATGAATTATCACTTGGTTTAGTTTGAAAGTATTTGTCTCTTTGTCGTACGCTATTGTGTTCAACATTCCAACCCAGACAAGGTAGAGATGGACCCGATTTGCCCTGGATAAAACAGTGAAATTAACACAAGCCTTACATTTCAACTGGTTTAAAGCTGTAAACTGTTGCATTTTATCAAAATTTCTGTAGAATAAAAATCTATATtagatttatatattttctttttggacTTAATACCTAGGTTTTTCTGAAGTGTAGCAAATTCAAGGCAGATGACACAGGCTGAGTACTGCAACtaatacagaaaattatgtttaaatCCAGGCTCTGTTTAGTGTTGTGACAAACTGAAAACAGGTGTTTATGCTGCTCTGATAGAAGAGTGAGCAGATGTGGATGGGACTGGCAAATCTTACATGTCTGCTCTTGGGTTGTTCTGGGGAATGTATAACCCCAGGGACATTCTCTGGGAACAGATCCTGGACTTCCACAAGGTAGAGATGGAGAAGAGATCCATTGCACTTAACTTCAAGCAGAGTGGTTACAATGAacctttcctgcctgctgctatCTGACTGAAGTATGCCATGTCTCTTCAAACTCATGTGGTTACTTTTTATCTTTCTATTCACTGCCAAAACACTCTGTTTTCTCTCAATCTTCCTCATCGTTAATGTGGGCGAATCAGAGGTTTAAACTGTTCTATTCAACAGACAAATAGAAATTAACAAACACGTAGCTGAGAAGGGCAGTAGTATCCAAatcaatttttctgctttgcagaaagaaaataatttcagaattaattgTTTTTACCTGACACAGTGAGCAGCAGTCAGAACCCAACAGCCACCAATATAAACCCCTCCACAGTACACTGTGGAACCTTCATTGCTGGTGTCTTTAATTGCCACTTGCCAAGGAAATTCACCCTATTCAATCAACAAACACAAATAATGAGAAATCATTACAATTGTACAACTTTTAGTGCATAAAGGGAAAAACATCTGGTTTTAATAAAAGATGTGCTATCCAGAGTTGTACATTGGGCTCCATCAGATATAAagaatacatatatataaattcagtaattttattcagtcttctgaCTTTGTTCAATGTGTCCTTCCCTCCAGCTTTCAGTCATGAAAACCCTTGTAGCCAGAAAAACAGATGGAGGATCTCACCTGGTTTGAATACATTTTTGTTATATTCTGTTTCAAAGATGCaaaatttaattccattttgccaaattgttattttttgctgtagtattaataatttctctgagtaattttcagtttctaCTTGTACTTCAATGCTTAATTTGTAAGTctatattttactttataaaCCGTGCTTCTTTTTACTTTCATTCAGTGCAATGCCACTACTGCTGCAAAACATGACATAAGCATTGTGGCTGATTTTGTTATTTCCACActtttacagaaggaaaataatgccTATTTAAATCAATGCTGAATGAAGTCATATCTGGTAAAGTTGTTTTTTACCTTTCCAGCAATCTCTCCACCTACAATTCTTTTCCGTCGAGTTACTGTGTGATTCCTAACACCACAGTGCACTTGGGGAAGAAGTGTCtttatcctttttctttctttaacaaaaaggaaaaatgtatttcagaattCAAGTATACATTCTTGCTAAAATTTGAGTGCTGTGAATAGGCCAGTAGCTGAAAtagcaggaaaacaaagactAAAAATTTTGGCATCtgtttttgctttcaaaattgcTTGTGTCTGAGCATCACATTACTTCTGTCCATTTTCCAATGCTCTTTGCGTTCAGGCAAATGTTCCCCTAGATTTGCTGAGAGTTTACCTCAGCTGAGAGTTTACCAGTTGCCAAAACATGCAGATGTAGGTCCTCAGCTGGGATGAATTATTATGGCATtctgaaaatcagtgaaaagTGAGACAAACAGTAAGTCCCAGAGTGTGTATTAGTAAATCACAAAGTCAGAATATCTGAGTGTTCTAGATCTGAGCAGCTGGCTGGTAGCTAGAAAGTCACTACTAAGAGGGTATGCTGTTGATTTTGGAGGGCTAATTACACTTACCTTTATCCATACTGTCATTTTCAGCACCTTCTTCTTTGCCTGTAGtattaacaaaatatttaaattatcagCAAACATTTACTTGAATATATGTTTGTGTGCTGAGATCATGgaacacattttaaatgcatAAGGGCATACTGTTCTCATGCAGAGCAATACTCTCCAGCCTGGTGcctgctctttcctttcctttcctgccagGCACTCTTTGGCTGCCTCAGCCTACAAATGACCAGCAGACAGCAGACACTCGTTCATAACTACACAACATCTACTTGCTCTCCAAGCCTAGGGGGCCCTTCTGCCAGGAAACCCTGAGAAActgccctttttttctttgtgatcTCTGGGGAGATGTCCCATTCTCCTCCACCAGAAACAACCAaaatttctcctcctgctccattGACCTTTTGAAATTTTCTAAAACTCAAAGGAGCATTAAGTAACAGGTTTTTATTTGGTCTTTGCCCCCCCCAGTTTAGATTGTGCTGATGGGTACTGTGTGTCTCCTTTAATAGGGTAAGGGAGGATATTCAGCATGAGAGGTAAATTAAATGCTTGCTGAATCTGGTTTGTCAGCTTTTATTGAAACAAAGTGCCCATTGAATTCAGTTCCTGGATGGGCACTGAGCATTGTGTCTGTTCTCATGTCACTGACAGTAATGTTTACATTTAGAGTTCAGTTTACCTGTACTAATTACCACCTGCCAatagtttttacttttttggcCTTAGACTTTGTCTCTCTTGAGAGCAAGAAAAACATTCTAATTTTCAAACTAAACATAATCTTTTcaacagagaggggaaaagcacagaagaatTATTACATTGACAAAACAGTTGAATTCCTCATTTGTGAGGAAAGTATTCCTGCTTTCTTACACTTTCTTAGGGGATACCAGTTTGATAGCTGGCCACATAAACAAAAGA encodes:
- the PLA2G12A gene encoding group XIIA secretory phospholipase A2, with the protein product MAPARLSLLPPLLLLLLAACAWRPARGQEAPQTPDWRMTLKTIRNGVHKIDMYLNAALDLLGGEDGLCQYKCSDGSRPVPRYEYKPSPPNGCGSPLFGVQFDIGIPSMTRCCNHHDRCYDTCGNKKNDCDEQFQTCLSKICRDVQKTLGISESVQACESTVQLLFDAVIHLGCKPYLDSQRAACMCHYEGKTDL